CGGCTTCGATATCGGGTCCGTACGGAGCACTGTGAGGCTCGGACAGCACAGCCTGGTCTGGGGTGAAAGCCTGTTCTTCGGAAACAACGCCATCGCGGGCGGCATGAACCCTGTCGACGTAACCAAGCTCATCTCCGTCCCGAATACGCAGTTCAAGGAGGCGATTCGTCCGGTCCCGCAGGTATCGGCTCAGTTCCAGATCACGCCGTCCTTCTCGGTCGGCGCTTACTACCAGTTCAAGTGGCGCCCCAATCGTCTCCCGGCAGCCGGAAGCTACTTTTCGGGAGTGGATACCAATCCCGAAGGTGCCGAGCGACTTCTCCTCGCAGGGCCGGGCAGCCCCTTCGCGGCAAATGCCCCGCGCCTCGATGACCAGCGCGCACGCAACAGTGGCCAAGGTGGCATCCAGCTGCGGCTGCGGTCCGACGAAACAGACTATGGCCTGTACCTGATCCGCTTCCATGAAAAGACCTTCCAGCAAGTCATTTCCGTTGGCATGGCGCCCAGCAGCTTCGGCGGCGTCATCCCGGGTCCGGTCAGTTATCGGCTGGTGTATCCGCAGGGCATCACGGCGCTCGGCGCGAGCGCTTCACGCACCTTCGGAGATGTCAACCTGGCTGTCGAAGGGTCGATCCGCCACAACCAGGATCTCGCGAGCAGCAGCGGTGCCGTGAACAAGTCCTTCTTTGGCGGGCCGGCGAACAACAACAGTGACAACCCGGCCTATGCGGTCGGGAAAACGGCGCATGTCAACTTCAATGTGCTGTGGACCGTCCCACGCACGTCGCTCTTCAACGAGGCGACGTTCCTGGGAGAGATCGCCTGGAACCGTGTCCTGTCGGTCAGCAAGAACCCTGACGCGATCGATGCCAACTCCACCCGCGACGCCGTCGCGCTACGCATGCAATTCGAGCCTGTGTACCGGCAGGTCGTATCCGGACTGGATATCGGCGTTCCCATCGGCATCGGCTATAGCCCCAAGGGCTCTCGCTCGCGCGCGCTGGGTATCGCCATGCCGCCGGAGAACGGTGGCGACCTCACTGTAGGTCTGAACGGCACATACCTCGGGGTGTGGAAGTTCAGCCTTGCCTACACGCGGTTCTTCGGCCCGAAGGGCACGTTGCTGGACGCGAAGAACAACTTCTCCTATCGCCAGTTCCTGCACGGGCGAGATTTCGCCGCTCTCTCGGTGAGTCGGACCTTCTGACATCTTCCACAAGGATATTTCCATGACATTGACCACGATCAAACGGAGCGCTGCCATTCTCGCCGTGCTCTCCTTCGTCGGGGCGGCCCAGGCCGGCGTGAGCGCCGCCGAGGCTGCCAAGCTCAAAGGCGAGCTGACTCCCTTGGGAGCCGAGCGAGCCGGCAACCGCGACGGCGCCATCCCGGCATGGACCGGCGGCCTCACGGCAGCGACACCGGATTTCCGCAACGGCGGCCGCAGGACTGATCCTTTTGCATCCGAGAAGGCGACGTTGCAAATCACGGCCAAAAACATGGATCAGTTTGCCGACAAGCTGACGGAGGGCACAAAGGTCATGCTGCGAAAGTATCCTGATACTTTTCGGGTGGACGTGTACCCCACGCACCGCACTGCCGCGGCTCCGCAATGGGTGTACGACAACACCTTCCAGAATGCGACACGTGCCACTGTCCAGGAAGCATCCGCCGGCCCGGTAACCAAGGGCGCTTATGGAGGCATCCCGTTCCCGATTCCGAAGACCGGGGCCGAAGTGATGTTGAACACCCAGGTCCGTTGGCGCGGTGCGGCGTGGAATCAGCAAAGCAGTGGCTACCAGGTGACTGCGGATGGCCGTCCGGTTCTGGTGCACACGGTGAATGTCGATAACGTCGCACCCTATTACTACCGCGAAGGTTCGGCGGAGAACTTCGATGGCGCCTACTGGATGGTGCGAGTTGCCACTTCGGCCCCGGCCCTGCGGGCTGGGGAAGCGATCCTCGGGCACCTTCTCGTCGATGAGAGCAAGACCGCGACCTGGGTCTACCTGACGGGACAGCGACGTGTCCGCAAGCTGCCCAACTCATGTTGCGATACGCCACATCCCACGTCGGCGGGCATCGTGACATTCGATGAGATCGAGACCTTTGCGACCCGGCTGGATCGCTTCGATTGGAAGTTGGTGGGCAAGAAGGAGATGTATATCCCATACAACTCGAACCGGCTTCTCGTGCCAACGAAGGACACCGATGTGCTGGGTCCGCACCATCTTCAGCCTGAGCATGTCCGCTGGGAACTGCACCGCGTCTGGGTAGTGGAGGCCGAGCTGAAGCCAGGCCAGCGCCACACTTCCACGAAGAGCCGCTACTACATCGATGAGGACAGCTGGTGGCCGGTTCTCGCCGACCGCTGGGACGCAAACGGACAACTTTGGCGCATGCCTTTTTCCATTCCCGTTGTGATGCCCGATATTCCTGCGGTCGTAGGCACCGCCTGGGGCACCTATGACCTGCTGTCGGGAACTTATTTCATCGCTGAAGTGATGAATTCCTCCAAGGAGCAATACCGCATCCTGCCCCAGCCCTTGCCGGAGAAACATTTCTCTCCTGACGCCTTGGCAGGGGACAGCGTGCGTTAGGTTCCAGCGACAGCTCGCATCAGAAGCGGCGTCACTGGCCTGGCGAGGGCTCGGCGCCCTTAATTCACCGCAGGCAGCTCGACCGTGAACTCCGCGCCGCCTTCCGGGTGATTGCGAACGTGGCTGACGACTCCAGACCCTCCTTTCGAGCATGGGGAGCGTCCTCGTTCTCCGCCGCGCCGTCGTGCCTCGCGAGACCAACGCCATGACGTTCCAGGCGATCGCCTTCGATCTGGATGGGACGCTGGTGGACAGCGCCGGCGGCGTTGCGCTGGCACTCAACACGGCGCTGCACGAAGCCGATCTGCCTTGATTCGATCTGCCTTGATTCGATCTGCAGCGAATGCGCAGTTCGATCGGCGATGGGCCCGATGTACTCATCGACGGGCGTTGCGCGTGATTGACTTGGAGGACATCGACACAGCATGGTGGTCGGCTCGCGTGCGCCGGTCAAAACTGATGACAGCGCGCTGTGGGAATGGAAGGACGCTGCCCATCCCGGTCTGCAGGCAAGGGCTTGGATCGCGCGCGAGCATGACCGCTCGGTAGGACTGGCAGTTCATGCCGTCAGCTGTCTCGCGGGCATCCCATGATCGCGCGAAGGATCGAACTACTGCCACTTCGCGCGGTGAATTACCCGCTCCCGCTGCCGGCCGGATTCGTCTCGATACATCGCAATCAATGTTGCCGCCAAGGTGCGGCCAGCAGCACCCGCTACGGTCTGAACGTTCTGTCAGGAAGAATGCTTGCTGTTAATTTAGAATTGTCCTAGACTTCGCGCCATCGACACACGAGAGACATGGCATGAAGCGATACCAGCTGTTCATCAACAACGAATGGATCAACCCGGCCTCCGGTGCCTGGTTCGAATCGACCGAGCCCTACTCTGGAAAATCTTGGGCCGAGGTCCCGAGGGGAGGGGTGGCGGATGTCGAACTCGCGGTGCGCGCTGCGCATGACGCGCTTGAAGCACCCGCTTGGCGCGACCTGACAGCCACGCAGCGCGGCGCCTTGCTGCGCAAGCTTGCCGATCTGGTGAGCCTGAACATCAACGTTCTTGCAGAAACCGAGCAGCGCGACAACGGCAAGCTCATCGCAGAGGTCAGCGGGCAAGTCCAGAACGTTGCGCAGTGGTTCCACTACTACGCGGGCCTGGCAGACAAGGTCCAAGGCGCGGTGGTGCCGATCAACAAGACCGGCGTCTTCAACTACGTCAAGCACGAACCCCTGGGCGTGGTTGCGGCGATCACTCCTTGGAACTCTCCGCTTGCCCTGACCGTGTGGAAGATCGCCCCGGCCCTTGCGGCGGGCAACACCATGGTGATCAAGCCTTCGGAATACACGTCGAGCTCGCTGTTGGAACTGGCTGCCTTGGTCAAATTGGCGGGTTTCCCGCCAGGCGTCTTCAACGTGATCACCGGCTTCGGCGCTGAAGTCGGAGAGCCGCTCGTGAGCCACCCCCTGGTGGCCAAGGTGGCCTTCACCGGCGGCGACGCCGCCGGCCAGAAGATCAATGAGATTGCCGCGAAGGATTTCAAGAAAGTCACGCTCGAACTCGGGGGCAAGTCCGCCAATATCGTGTTCGACGACGCGGACCTGGACCAGGCCGTGATGGGCGCGGTGGCCGGCATCTTCGGTGCGGCCGGGCAGACCTGCATGGCCGGCTCGCGGCTGCTGGTGCAGCGCGGCATTCACGACCGCTTCGTTGCGATGCTCATCGATGTCGCCAGCAAAGCCATCGTGGGAGATCCGGCAAAGATGGAAACGCAGGTCGGGCCCATCGCTACAAAGGCGCAGTTCCAGAAGATCCTTGGCTACATCGAGATCGCCAAGGACGGCGGCGCCAAGTGCGTGCTCGGCGGCCATGCGCTCTCCGGCGAAGGCTATGGACAAGGCCAGTTCGTGGCGCCCACCATCTTCACGGGCGTCACCAACGACATGCGCATTGCACAGGAAGAAGTCTTCGGGCCCGTGCTTTCGGTGATTCCTTTCGACGACGAGGCCGACGCGCTGCGCATCGCCAACGACACGCAGTTCGGTCTCGCGGCCGGCGTATGGACGCAGAGCCTGCACCGTGCGTTCCATATGTCGGACCGGTTGAAGGCCGGCACGGTGTGGGTCAACAACTACCGCGCCACCAGTTTCACCACGCCCTTCGGAGGCTACAAGCGCAGCGGCATCGGGCGTGAGGGCGGTGTCGACGCGATCAAGGAGTACCTGCAAAGCAAGAGCGTCTGGATCACCACGCAACCGTCACGCACGAACGCGTTCGTGCTCGGCTGACCCCAACCCGGCGCCTGCGCGCCACCCCCGGAGACAACATGAATTCAAAGATGGAATCCGATCTGCTGATCGTCGGCTGCGGCGTCGCGGGCCTCTCGGCCGCGGTCACTGCCCTGGAAGCGGGCCTCACGGTCATCAACCTCGAGCGCTCGGAGGAAGAGCACTTCGGCGGCAACTCGCGCTGGACCGAAGCCTACATGCGCATGAAGAACGATTCGGAAGTCTCGGACGACTTCGAAGAGCATTTCGCCCATAACGCAGGCTGGAACATCGATCCCAACGTGCTCGTCGCACTGACGGACGAGGCGGCGCTTCAGCCGGCATTCGCAAAGGCGCATTCGCTGCCCGACCCGGAAGTGATCTCGGCCTTTGCACAGTCGGTGCCATCGACGCTGGCATGGCTGAAAGGATTGGGAATGAAGTTCGGCCCCCAGCCGATCTATCTGTTGACCCAGAACACCACGCGCATCGCTGCCATGGGCGGAGGATTGGCGCTGATTGAAACCTTGCGCGCGAAGGCACTCGCGCTGGGTGGCGAGATTCGCTATCGGACCACTGCGATCGACCTGGTGCGTGGGGAGGAGGGTGCAGTGAACGGCGTCGTCACGATCCGCCCAGAAGGCGTGCGCGAGGTGCTGCGCGCCAAGAGGGTGCTGCTCGCCAGTGGCGGCTTCCAGGGCAACCCCGAGATGATGACCCGTTACGTAGGCCTTCGCAGCAAGCACATCCGCCCTGTGGCCATCGGCGGCTATTACAACAAGGGCGAAGGCATTCGCATGGCGCTGGATGCCGGCGCGGCGCCCGCCGGCGAGTACGGTTCGTACCACGCAGAGCCGGTGGACCCACGCTCGAAGATGGCCGAAGCGGTGGTCTTCATCTATCCCTACGGCATTCTGGTCGACAAGCACGGACACCGTTTCACAGATGAGGCCCCTGGCACGGTCGACGCGCACTACGACAACATCTCGCGCTGCATTGCCGATCAACCCGACGGCATCAGCTACGTGATCTTCGATGCGAAGGTCGAGGACATCCCGCGCTGGCGAACCAGCATCCGTTCCGATCAGCCCTCCATCAGCGCTCCCACGCTGGAGGCACTGGCCGCCCAGATCGGCGTGCCCGCGGACAACCTCGCGCGCACCGTGCACGAGTTCAATGCGGCCTGCCCGAAAGGCGAGGGCGACTTCGATCCGCTGCACGTCGACCAGCGCGCCACCACTGGTCTGGCGGTGCGCAAGAGCCACTGGTCGCGGCCGATCGACAAGGGTCCGTTCCAGGCCTACCCGATCATTTCCACCAACTGCTTCACCTTCGGCGGCCTCAAGGTCAACAGCGACGCGCAGGTGCTCGACCAGGACGGCCGGGTCATCGCGGGGCTGTATGCCGCAGGCGAAACCATGGGCATCTATCACCAGGTCTACACAGGCTCGACCTCGGTGCTGCGCGGGTTGGTCTTCGGTCGCCGCGCGGGCCAGCATGCCGCGGCCACGCAGCCGGCCTGAGCCGCGCAGCGGCACGCACATTCCTTACAGAAAAGCTTAACGGAGACAAACCATGGACCGTCGTTCCTTCCTCACCGTCGCTGGCAGCGCCGCGACCGGCTCTTTGATGCTTCCGCGCTTTGCCATTGCCCAGGCCAGGCCTTTCAGCTACTACAGCGTCAACGCCTTCTCGGGCAACTTCGCCACCAGCGGCAAGTACAGCGATCTTGGGGTACGCGCAGCTGTCACGGCCTTCGGCAACGGGCTGGGCCGGTCCATCGAGTACCGCAAGATCGACAGCGAAGGCAACCCCGCCATCGCGGTACGCAAGGTGCAGCAGGCCATCGACCAGGACAAGGCGCGCCACTTCGGCGGCGCCGCGCTGTCGAACGAGGCCCTGGCCATCATGAAGGAAATCGACAAGAGCAAGGGCGTCTACATCACCTATGTCGGTGCCGACGAAGTCACCGGCAAGGACTGCAACCGCTCCACCTTCCGCTGGGGCCTGCCAACCTATGGTGCAGTCAACACGGTGATGCGGCCCCTGATCCAGCAGAACCCCAAGTGGAAGAAGGTCTACACCATCACCGGCCAATACGTGTTCGGCGAAGCGCTGCTGCGCAACGCGAAGGCAGTGATGCAGGAAACGAAGCTGGAACACGTGGGCAACAGCTACCACTCGCTGGCCGAGAAGGAGTTCTCGGGCTACCTCGGCAACGCCATGGGGTCCGGCGCCGACGTGCTGGTGGTGTTGAACTTCGGCGCCAACACGCTCGACCTGCTGCGCCAGGCCGCGACCTTTGGCCTCAAGCAGCGCATGGCGGTGGTGGTCGTGTGGTTCTCGGGACTCGACACCTTCCAGGCACTCGGCGCCGACGTGACCGACGGCATGTACTTCGGACTGCAGTACTGGCATACGCTGGACACCCCGGCCAACAAGGACTTCGTGCGCCTCTACAAGGGTGAGTTCAAGGAGAACCCGCGTTTCTACTCGGCCGCCGACTACCAGGTCGCCACGCTGATGTTCGACGCCGCCAAGCGGGCCGGCAGCGACGAGCCTGCCGCGATCGTGAAGGCGCTGGAAGGCCACAGCTACCAAGGCCTCACCGGCGACGAGCAGATCCGCCCCTTCGACCACCAGGTGTCCAAGAACTACCTGCTGGTGCGCGGCAAGAAGAAAGCGACGATGAAGGACGCGGACGACTACGCCGACATCCTGTCCTCGTCGCGGGCGCTGGTTCCCCAAGGCGAATCGGATTGCAAGCTGGCGTGAGATAACCATGAATATCTACCTGTTCCAGGCGCTCAATGGGCTCGGGGTCGGCATGGTCTACTTCCTGCTGTCCGTAGGCCTGAGCATCATCTTCGGGCTGCTCGGCTTCGTGAACTTCGCGCATGGTGCGCTGTTCCTCATCGGGGCCTACACCGCGATGTTCGTGACTGCACAGACCGGCAGCTTCCTGCTCGGGCTTGCCGCCTCGTTCGCAGCTGTGGCCGTCATCGGCGTGGTGGCCGAGCGCTGGCTGCTGCGGCGCACCTATCGCATGCCGCACGAGTCGCAGATCCTCATCACCGTCGGCCTGACATTCATCCTGACCGAGGGCGTGGTGACGATCTTCGGGCCCGAGTCGCGGCAGGTGCCTATGCCCGACATGCTCGCCGGCGTGTTCATGCTCGGTGCCTATCCGGTCCCGGTCTACCGCGTCTTCATCTCCGGGGTCTGTGCAGTGGTGGGGCTTGGGCTGTGGTTTCTCTTCGAGCGCACGCTGTTCGGCGCTCGGGTTCGCGCGGGCAACGAATCGTCCGAGATGCTCAACCTTCTCGGCATCAGGGTCAGCACGGTCTATGCCCTGACCTTTGCGCTGGGAACCGGACTGGCGGGTCTGGCGGGCGGCCTTGCCGCACCGCTGCGGGGTGCCGATCCCTCGATGGGCGCGGAGGCGATCGTGATCGCTTTCGTCGTGGTGGTCCTCGGCGGCATCGGCAGCTTCAGCGGGCCTTTGGTGGGCGGTCTGATTATCGGCGTCACGCAAAGCATGATGAGCGCGATATGGCCCGAGGGCGCGCGTCTGGCCATCTTCATCGTCATGGCGGGCATCCTCCTCGTCATGCCCAGGGGGTTGTTCGGCCGTGCTTGAAAAGATCAAACATTCTTCCGGGCTGTTCTGCCTGGCTCTGGCGTTCTTTGCGTTGGCCATGCCGGTGGTGATGGGCTCGACAGCCACGGCCGGCGTGGTGCTGGTGTTTGCGATTGCGGCGGCCGCCTGCAACCTGTTGCTGGGTTACGCCGGCCTCCTGAGCTTCGCCCAGGGCAGCTTCTTCGGCGTGGGCTCCTATGCCGTCGGCATCGTGCTGAAGGCGGCACCGGGCGCGGGTATGGCGGCGCTGCTCGTGTGCGTCATGGCCGGGATGGTCGTGGCATTGGCCATCGGCATGCTGAGCATCCGCCAGCGAGGCATCTATTTCGTGATGATCACGCTCGCAATGGCGCAGCTCGCCTACTTTGCCGCGCTTTCGTTCCCGCAGCTCACCGGCGGCGAGAACGGATTGCTCGACATTCCGCGCCCCGCCACGGGCCTTGAGGGCATCGTCGGCGAAGGCGCTGGTCAGTACGTGTTGATCGCCGCGGTTTTCGTCCTTGCGACTGCGTTCTTGCGTCTCGTGGTGCGTTCGCCTTTCGGCCGCGCGCTCGACGCGGTGCGCGAGAACGAGGTGCGCGCGCAGACCGCCGGCTACGACGTCCAGAAGCTCAAGCTGCTGGCTTTCTGCCTTTCAGGGGGCATCACCGCGCTGGCCGGTGCGCTCTATGCGCTGCAGCTGCGCTCTGCGCCCCTGTCCAACATCGACCTCATGACGTCCGAGACCATTCTCATCATGGCAATCCTCGGCGGGCGCCGATCGCTTCTTGGCGCGGCCTTCGGCGCGCTCGCCATGACCTTGATGGCCGAGCAGCTGTCCCAGTGGTGGCCGCGCTGGCAGATGATCGTCGGCTTTGTGTTGATTGCCGTAGTGCTGTTCGCGCCCCGCGGACTCGGCGGTGCCTGGGCGCATTGGCGGGACCGCCGCAGCGCGCCGGCAGGAGATCACGCATGACCACAGCAGGCAACCCCTTCCTCAGTGCGCGCGGGCTTGGGCTCGACTACGGACGCTTCACCGCGGTTGGCGAGGTCGATATCGAACTGGGCACGACCGGCCTGCACTCGCTGATCGGTCCGAACGGCGCAGGCAAGACATCCTTCTTCAACATCGTGAGCGGCCGCCTGCCGGCCAGCCGCGGCAGCTTGATCTTCGAGGGAAGAGACATCACGCGCTCCGGCGCGCATCGGCGAGCCCGGCTCGGCATGGCGCGAAGCTTCCAGGTGACAAGCCTGTTCGGCGAAAGCAGCGTGCTGCACAACCTGCAGATGGCGGCAATGGGCGCCGCCCCGTCGCGCTCCTATAGGTTCTGGAGCAACTGGGCGCGCGAGACGCAAAGGCTCGACGTCGCCACGGAGGTCTTGCGCGAACTGGAGCTGACCCGCCATGCCGCGACGCCGGTCGCTTCACTCGCGCACGGGGTCCAGCGCGTGGTGGAGATCGGCATGTGCCTTGCGGCCCGGCCGCGCCTGCTGTTGCTGGACGAGCCGCTGGCCGGCCTCGGCCTTGCGGACGTGCCTCGCATCACCGAACTGTTGCAGCGGCTCAAGGCCCGCTACGCGGTGCTGCTGGTCGAGCACAACATGCGCGTGGTCATGGGGATCAGCGATCGCATCACCGTCATGTTCCAGGGCAACGTCATCGCGGAAGGTGCCCCGGCAGCCATCCGCGAGAACGCCCAGGTGCGGCGGGTCTACTTGGGGAGCCAATCATGAGCGAGGCCGTTTTGGTGCTGGAGAACGTGAATGCGTCCTACGGCAAGAGCCATGTGCTGCATGGTGTGTCGATGCACGTGAACGCGGGCGAGATCGTGAGCGTGCTCGGGCGCAACGGCATGGGCAAGACGACGACGATGCGCACGGTCGTCGGGTTGCTGCGCGCGCATGGCGGCTCGGTGCGCTTCGAAGGCGTCGACCTCGTGGGCATGGCGGTCGACGACATCGCGCGCCGCGGCATCTCGCTGGTGCCCGCACATCGCGGCATCTTCACCTTGCTGTCGGTGCAGGAGAACCTGCAGATCGCCCAGAGAAAGCACGCGCCATGGACGCTGGAGCGCGTCTATGACGAGTTTCCGCGTCTGCGTGAGCGTCGCCGCAACCTCGGCGGTGCGCTTTCCGGCGGCGAGCAGCAGATGCTCGCCATCGCGCGGGCGCTGGTGCAAGGGCCCAGGCTGCTGCTGCTCGACGAACCGACGGAAGGCCTCGCACCCGTGATCGTGGACGAGCTCACGGAGCTGATTCGCGGCGTCGGCGCATCGGGCATCCCGATCGTGCTGGTGGAGCAGAGCTTTGCGGTCTGCCGCACGCTCGCCCGGCGACACTATATCCTCGAGGAGGGTGTCGTCGTCTACGAGGGCCGCACGGAAGACCTCGATGCCGAAGCCTCGGTGCTCGAACGCTTCCTGGGTCTGGACGTGGACGCGCATTGAGGGTGGTCAACGTGCGTGTGGTGTCCAGGAGGGTCGCGCTAAACTCGATTGATCTTCTTCTGAATGGCATTCGATGGCTGATGATTCCGGGGTGAGCGCGGTGGAACGCGCGTTGAGCCTGCTCGACGCTTTCAACGAACTGGACTATGCGTTGACGCTCGCCGATCTTGCGCGGCGCACGGGCCTCTACAAGAGCACGATCCTGCGGCTGGCCGAATCCTTGCAGCGCATGGGCTATCTCAAGCGCCTGGCCGACGGCTCTTTTCAGTTGGGTGCCGCGCCGCTGCGGCTCGGCGCGATCTACCAGCGGCAGTGCCGCACTTCGGAGCACGTCCCCGAGGTCCTGCGCGAAGTGGTCGAGGCCACCTACGAGTGCGCATCGTTCTATATCCAGGACGGCGAACATGCGGTCTGCCTTCATCGAGTCGACTCGGCCCGCATGATTCGCGATGCCATCCGCGAAGGCGATCGCCTCCCGATCGACAAGGGCGCCGCTCCGCAGGTGCTTTTGGCCTTTGGTGAAAAAAAGACCGGAAAGAAGTACGACCGTATCCGCGCCCAGATGTCCTGTGCCTCGTTCGGCGAGTACGACCCGGAGATCGCGGCCTTGTCGGTGCCGGTGCTGAGCGTGAATCGACAGCTCGTGGGCGCGCTCACGATCTCGGGTCCGCGCTATCGTTTCGAGAACGTCGATCAGGCGCCGATGTTGCAGGCGCTTTTCGCCGGCGCACGCAAGCTGACCGATCTTTTCGGTGGCGACGCCAAGTGGTTCGATACCGCGTCATAACAGTGCAGCGATGCGCGTCCGCGTAGGCCGGCGGGGTCTCGGGGCGCTACGTTAGCGTGCAGCAGTCGGTCGTGAGCCGGCACATCACACGGCTGGAACAAAGCCCCCGGCGCCCTCACTTCACGGCAGGCAGCTCGACCGTGAACTCCGCGCCGCCTTCCGGGTGATTGCGAACGCTCAAGGTTCCGCCGTGCTGCTCGATGATCCCGTAGCTGATGGACAGGCCGAGGCCGGTGCCTTTGCCGACCGGCTTCGTGGTGAAGAACGGATCGAAGATCCGGGAGAGCAGCTCGGGTGCGATGCCC
The Variovorax sp. OAS795 genome window above contains:
- a CDS encoding DUF1302 family protein: MKRNRLPSSAKLRRLALGATACVAGANAFAIDFDTGNPDLSVRWDNTVKYSAAARLRGQDADLLGRPNNDDGDRNFNKGLVSNRLDLLSEFDAVYAKRYGLRFSAAGWYDDVYNRANDNPGFSGGAFPNQTSVPFNAFTNTMRRLHGRKLEALDGFVFGGFDIGSVRSTVRLGQHSLVWGESLFFGNNAIAGGMNPVDVTKLISVPNTQFKEAIRPVPQVSAQFQITPSFSVGAYYQFKWRPNRLPAAGSYFSGVDTNPEGAERLLLAGPGSPFAANAPRLDDQRARNSGQGGIQLRLRSDETDYGLYLIRFHEKTFQQVISVGMAPSSFGGVIPGPVSYRLVYPQGITALGASASRTFGDVNLAVEGSIRHNQDLASSSGAVNKSFFGGPANNNSDNPAYAVGKTAHVNFNVLWTVPRTSLFNEATFLGEIAWNRVLSVSKNPDAIDANSTRDAVALRMQFEPVYRQVVSGLDIGVPIGIGYSPKGSRSRALGIAMPPENGGDLTVGLNGTYLGVWKFSLAYTRFFGPKGTLLDAKNNFSYRQFLHGRDFAALSVSRTF
- a CDS encoding DUF1329 domain-containing protein; its protein translation is MTLTTIKRSAAILAVLSFVGAAQAGVSAAEAAKLKGELTPLGAERAGNRDGAIPAWTGGLTAATPDFRNGGRRTDPFASEKATLQITAKNMDQFADKLTEGTKVMLRKYPDTFRVDVYPTHRTAAAPQWVYDNTFQNATRATVQEASAGPVTKGAYGGIPFPIPKTGAEVMLNTQVRWRGAAWNQQSSGYQVTADGRPVLVHTVNVDNVAPYYYREGSAENFDGAYWMVRVATSAPALRAGEAILGHLLVDESKTATWVYLTGQRRVRKLPNSCCDTPHPTSAGIVTFDEIETFATRLDRFDWKLVGKKEMYIPYNSNRLLVPTKDTDVLGPHHLQPEHVRWELHRVWVVEAELKPGQRHTSTKSRYYIDEDSWWPVLADRWDANGQLWRMPFSIPVVMPDIPAVVGTAWGTYDLLSGTYFIAEVMNSSKEQYRILPQPLPEKHFSPDALAGDSVR
- a CDS encoding aldehyde dehydrogenase, whose translation is MKRYQLFINNEWINPASGAWFESTEPYSGKSWAEVPRGGVADVELAVRAAHDALEAPAWRDLTATQRGALLRKLADLVSLNINVLAETEQRDNGKLIAEVSGQVQNVAQWFHYYAGLADKVQGAVVPINKTGVFNYVKHEPLGVVAAITPWNSPLALTVWKIAPALAAGNTMVIKPSEYTSSSLLELAALVKLAGFPPGVFNVITGFGAEVGEPLVSHPLVAKVAFTGGDAAGQKINEIAAKDFKKVTLELGGKSANIVFDDADLDQAVMGAVAGIFGAAGQTCMAGSRLLVQRGIHDRFVAMLIDVASKAIVGDPAKMETQVGPIATKAQFQKILGYIEIAKDGGAKCVLGGHALSGEGYGQGQFVAPTIFTGVTNDMRIAQEEVFGPVLSVIPFDDEADALRIANDTQFGLAAGVWTQSLHRAFHMSDRLKAGTVWVNNYRATSFTTPFGGYKRSGIGREGGVDAIKEYLQSKSVWITTQPSRTNAFVLG
- a CDS encoding FAD-dependent oxidoreductase translates to MNSKMESDLLIVGCGVAGLSAAVTALEAGLTVINLERSEEEHFGGNSRWTEAYMRMKNDSEVSDDFEEHFAHNAGWNIDPNVLVALTDEAALQPAFAKAHSLPDPEVISAFAQSVPSTLAWLKGLGMKFGPQPIYLLTQNTTRIAAMGGGLALIETLRAKALALGGEIRYRTTAIDLVRGEEGAVNGVVTIRPEGVREVLRAKRVLLASGGFQGNPEMMTRYVGLRSKHIRPVAIGGYYNKGEGIRMALDAGAAPAGEYGSYHAEPVDPRSKMAEAVVFIYPYGILVDKHGHRFTDEAPGTVDAHYDNISRCIADQPDGISYVIFDAKVEDIPRWRTSIRSDQPSISAPTLEALAAQIGVPADNLARTVHEFNAACPKGEGDFDPLHVDQRATTGLAVRKSHWSRPIDKGPFQAYPIISTNCFTFGGLKVNSDAQVLDQDGRVIAGLYAAGETMGIYHQVYTGSTSVLRGLVFGRRAGQHAAATQPA
- a CDS encoding ABC transporter substrate-binding protein, encoding MDRRSFLTVAGSAATGSLMLPRFAIAQARPFSYYSVNAFSGNFATSGKYSDLGVRAAVTAFGNGLGRSIEYRKIDSEGNPAIAVRKVQQAIDQDKARHFGGAALSNEALAIMKEIDKSKGVYITYVGADEVTGKDCNRSTFRWGLPTYGAVNTVMRPLIQQNPKWKKVYTITGQYVFGEALLRNAKAVMQETKLEHVGNSYHSLAEKEFSGYLGNAMGSGADVLVVLNFGANTLDLLRQAATFGLKQRMAVVVVWFSGLDTFQALGADVTDGMYFGLQYWHTLDTPANKDFVRLYKGEFKENPRFYSAADYQVATLMFDAAKRAGSDEPAAIVKALEGHSYQGLTGDEQIRPFDHQVSKNYLLVRGKKKATMKDADDYADILSSSRALVPQGESDCKLA
- a CDS encoding branched-chain amino acid ABC transporter permease — its product is MNIYLFQALNGLGVGMVYFLLSVGLSIIFGLLGFVNFAHGALFLIGAYTAMFVTAQTGSFLLGLAASFAAVAVIGVVAERWLLRRTYRMPHESQILITVGLTFILTEGVVTIFGPESRQVPMPDMLAGVFMLGAYPVPVYRVFISGVCAVVGLGLWFLFERTLFGARVRAGNESSEMLNLLGIRVSTVYALTFALGTGLAGLAGGLAAPLRGADPSMGAEAIVIAFVVVVLGGIGSFSGPLVGGLIIGVTQSMMSAIWPEGARLAIFIVMAGILLVMPRGLFGRA
- a CDS encoding branched-chain amino acid ABC transporter permease; protein product: MLEKIKHSSGLFCLALAFFALAMPVVMGSTATAGVVLVFAIAAAACNLLLGYAGLLSFAQGSFFGVGSYAVGIVLKAAPGAGMAALLVCVMAGMVVALAIGMLSIRQRGIYFVMITLAMAQLAYFAALSFPQLTGGENGLLDIPRPATGLEGIVGEGAGQYVLIAAVFVLATAFLRLVVRSPFGRALDAVRENEVRAQTAGYDVQKLKLLAFCLSGGITALAGALYALQLRSAPLSNIDLMTSETILIMAILGGRRSLLGAAFGALAMTLMAEQLSQWWPRWQMIVGFVLIAVVLFAPRGLGGAWAHWRDRRSAPAGDHA
- a CDS encoding ATP-binding cassette domain-containing protein; translated protein: MTTAGNPFLSARGLGLDYGRFTAVGEVDIELGTTGLHSLIGPNGAGKTSFFNIVSGRLPASRGSLIFEGRDITRSGAHRRARLGMARSFQVTSLFGESSVLHNLQMAAMGAAPSRSYRFWSNWARETQRLDVATEVLRELELTRHAATPVASLAHGVQRVVEIGMCLAARPRLLLLDEPLAGLGLADVPRITELLQRLKARYAVLLVEHNMRVVMGISDRITVMFQGNVIAEGAPAAIRENAQVRRVYLGSQS
- a CDS encoding ABC transporter ATP-binding protein; this encodes MSEAVLVLENVNASYGKSHVLHGVSMHVNAGEIVSVLGRNGMGKTTTMRTVVGLLRAHGGSVRFEGVDLVGMAVDDIARRGISLVPAHRGIFTLLSVQENLQIAQRKHAPWTLERVYDEFPRLRERRRNLGGALSGGEQQMLAIARALVQGPRLLLLDEPTEGLAPVIVDELTELIRGVGASGIPIVLVEQSFAVCRTLARRHYILEEGVVVYEGRTEDLDAEASVLERFLGLDVDAH